The sequence GTCATTCGCGCGCTGAATAAGCCCGAGCTGGGCCTGATTGTGGGCAGCCGTTACCACCTGTCGGCCTACGGCCTGCTGGGGCTGGCGGTGATGACCAGCGAAAACCTGATTGCCGGCATGCAGGTGCTATACAAAAACATCCTGATGACCTGGACCTACATGCAGTGGATCACCGCGATTTGCGACGAGCGTGCCTATGTCAGCCTGGAGCCGTTGCGGGATTTGGGGGACAGTCACCAGTACATGATCGACCGCGGGCTGGTCGCGTCGCATATTATTTTCAAGGAAGCACTGGGGCGGGATATTCCCGTGCAGGAAGTCTTCTTGCGCCAGCCCGAGCCGGTGTACGCCGACGAGTACCGCCGCTACTTCAACTGCCCGGTACACTTCAACGCGGTGGAAAACTGCTACGTCTTTGACAGCAGCCTGCTTTACGAGCCCCTGTTGCAGGCCGAGCCGGAAACCGCCCGCATTTACGACAGCCAGTGCGAGAAAATTTGCGCGCAACTGGCGCGCAACTACACCTTCTCGGATGTTGTCCGCAATCAGATCCTGTCTTCACCGCGAGAGATTTTCACGCTGGAAACTATCGCCGATCAGCTCGGCATGACGGCCCGCACCGTGCAGCGCAAGCTCAGTCAGGAAGACAGCAGTTACAAGAGCATTCTCGAAGACGTGCGCAAGAATCTGGCCGTGGAATACCTGCAAACCACCTCGTTTACCCTCGAGGAAATTGCCGTGCGCCTCGGCTATGCCGACTCATCCAGCTTCTGCCACGCCTACAAGCGCTGGACCGGCGTGAATCCGGGCGAGCTGCGAAACGCTCAAGCCAGCGACAAGCCGTCGCGGAACTGAGAAGGCGCACATCCCGACCAGCGCCGAAAGGCATGGCAGAAATGCGCGGGATCGCTGTAGCCCAGCAGCGAGGCGATCTGCTCAATACGCATATTGGTACCCTGCAAATACTCTCTGGCCAGCGCAAACCGCAGGTCGTCGACGATCTTCTGATAGCCGATACCGTGCTCACGCAGGCGCCGCCGCAGGGTTCGCCCAGACATATTCAGCTTTTCCGCCACCA comes from Spongiibacter tropicus DSM 19543 and encodes:
- a CDS encoding AraC family transcriptional regulator — translated: MEIRSSLSVPPARHLGYGLNPLITLLKEHGIDPLLVMEKASIPEEALDSPTYQLTPQQELSFTSEVIRALNKPELGLIVGSRYHLSAYGLLGLAVMTSENLIAGMQVLYKNILMTWTYMQWITAICDERAYVSLEPLRDLGDSHQYMIDRGLVASHIIFKEALGRDIPVQEVFLRQPEPVYADEYRRYFNCPVHFNAVENCYVFDSSLLYEPLLQAEPETARIYDSQCEKICAQLARNYTFSDVVRNQILSSPREIFTLETIADQLGMTARTVQRKLSQEDSSYKSILEDVRKNLAVEYLQTTSFTLEEIAVRLGYADSSSFCHAYKRWTGVNPGELRNAQASDKPSRN